Genomic DNA from Jatrophihabitans endophyticus:
GCTGCGCTACTACCTCGCCGTGGCCGGACCCGAGACGCAGGACACCGACTTCACCTGGTCGGAGTTCGTGCGCCGCAACAACGACGAGCTGGTGGCGGGCTGGGGCAACCTGGTCAACCGCACGATCTCGATGACGGCCAAGAACCTGGGTGCCGTCCCGGACCCGGGCGCGCTCACCGACGCCGACCACGCGCTGCTCGCGACCTCGCGCGCCGCGTTCGGCACCGTGGGCGACCTGCTCGCCCGTTCCCGGCAGAAGGCGGCCATCGGCGAGGCGATGGGGGTCGTGGGCGCGGCGAACAAGTACCTGTCCGACATGGAGCCCTGGAAGCTCAAGAACAGCGACCCCGAGCGGATGGCCTCGGTGCTGCACGTCGCGCTGCAGGTCGTCGACGACGCCAAGACGCTGCTGACGCCGTTCCTGCCGTCGTCGTCGTCCAGGGTGCACGCGATGCTGCGCGGCGAGGGCCGCTGGGCCGCCATGCCCGACCTCGTCGAGCTCGACGAGCCGACCGCGGTCGGCTCGCCGACGTATTCGGTGCTGACGGGCGACTACGACACCGGCGCGCGCTGGGAGTCGGTGCCGATCGAGGTCGGCCGGCAGCTCGCACCGCCGACCCCGGTGTTCACCAAGCTCGACCCCGCGATCGTGGCCGAGGAGCTCGAGCGGCTTGCCCCGGGAGACTGACCCGCCGCCGTCCCCCGAACCGCTCGCCTCGGCCGTCCTGGACGCCCACACGCACCTGGACGCGATGGCGCAGCGGGCCGGGGTGGCCGCCGACGACGACTTCGTGACCGCGGAGCTGGCGGCGTCACGGGCCGTCGGCGTCACCGCCGCCGTCACCGTCGGTGACACCGTCGCCTCGTCACGCTGGTGCGCCGGCGTCGCGGCGCGGCACCCGGGCCTGTACGCGGCGGTCGCCGTCCACCCCACCGAGGTCGGCGACCTCGACGACGACGGGTACGCCGAGCTGGAGCGGCTCGCCGGCCTGCCGGGCGTCGTGGCCGTGGGCGAGACGGGGCTGGACTACTACTGGGACCGCACGGCACCCGCGCTGCAGCACGAGCACTTCCGCCGCCACATCGAGCTGGCCAAGCGCACCCGGCTGCCGCTGATGATCCACGACCGGGACGCGCACGCCGACGTGCTGCGCATCCTGCGGGAGGAGGGCGCCCCGGAGCACGTCGTGTTCCACGCGTTCTCCGGGGACGCGGCCATGGCCCGCGAATGTGTCGCGGCGGGGTACGTGCTGTCCTTCCCGGGGGTCGTGACGTTCCGGAACGCGCCGGCGCTGCGCGAGGCCGCGGCCGTGACGCCGGCCGAGCACGTCCTGGTCGAGACCGACGCGCCGTTCCTGACACCGCACCCGTTCCGAGGCCGGCCCAACGCGCCCCGCCTGCTGCCGCTCACCCTGCGCGAGCTGGCGCGCGCCGGTGGTCACGACGTGGGGGACCTCGCCGCCGCGACGCGACGGACCGCGCACCGGGTGTTCGGGATCCGAGTTCCCGACACACCTGACACCTAACTGTGGCATGCGTCACAATTATTGGTTGCTCGCAACGGTTAGTGACCCCTGGTGCGTCATCCATGAGTTGGGACGGGCGGTGCGCCCGGCATTCCGGGTAGGACCGCGAGGCCCGCGATCATGCGGCTGCGCCCCCCTGTCTCAACCCTGAGTCGAGCCCTGCTCCTCACCGTGCGTGACCGAAAACGCTCCCGGTCGTCTACGGGCTGCAACATGCCGTCATCGGGGCAATTCGGGCGCCGCCGGCCCCTCCGGTTTTGGACCCGGGCCGCACCTCTCGTTACGTTGTCGTGACCAACCAGGACGGGCCGAACCGGAGCCCGAACGGCAGTGGGAGTGTGTGGGTGCATCGCAGCGTCAAGTACGGCCTGTACGGAGCGGTTCTCGCCGGCGTCGTCGGCGGCACGGCCGCCTTCGCGACCTCCGGGGGTACCGCCGTCACCTTGGTGGTCGACGGCCACACGACGAAGGTCGACGCGCAGGCCGACGACGTCCGCGGTGTGCTGAAGGACGCCGGCTACCACGTCGACGGTCACGACATCGTCGCGCCGAGCCTGGACACCGCGGTGTCCGACGGCTCGAAGATCGTGCTCAAGCAGGGCCGACTGCTCCACCTGAACGTCGACGGGAAGCCCAAGGACGTCTGGACCACGGCTCCGACGGTCGCGCAGGCCCTGACGCAGCTCGGCTACTCGCCGGCGAACTTCGTCTCCGTGTCGCGCGCCAAGCGACTGCCGGTCGACGCCGCCACCTCGATCGCGCTGCGCGCCCCGAAGGATGTCGTCGTCGCGCACGACAAGAAATCGCAGCGCGCCGTCTCGACGGCCCGCACCGTCGGTGAGCTGCTGAAGAACCTCGGCGTGACGCTCGACAGCAACGACCGGGTCACGCCGTCGCTCGACACGGTGGTGGGGGACGGCCTGCGCGTGCGCGTGCAGCGCGTCGACACCAAGCGCGTCACCCGCACCGAGAAGATCGACTTCACGGTCAAGCAGGTCGACGACAAGAAGATGTACAAGGGCAACAGCAAGGTCGTGCGCAACGGCAAGGAAGGCACCGCGCGGCTGGTCTACTCGGTCGTCTACGTCGACGGCAAGAAGACCAGGCAGAAGCTCGTCGACCGTTCGGTGGTCGCCGACCCGCGCACGCAGGTCGAGCGCGTCGGCACCAAGAGCCGGCCCAAGCCCAAGGTGTCGACCAGCCACAGCAGCGGCGGCAGCAGCAGCGGTGGTGGCGGCCTGAACTGGGACGCGCTGGCCGACTGCGAGTCCGGCGGCAACTGGCACATCAACACCGGCAACGGCTTCTACGGCGGCGTCCAGTTCGACGAGGGCACGTGGAACTCCAACGGCGGCGGCAAGTACGCGGCCCGGGCCGACCTCGCCAGCCGCGAGGAGCAGATCGAGATCGCCACGAAGGTCTACAACGCCCGCGGGTCGAGCCCGTGGCCGGTCTGTGGGTCGCGGCTCTGACAGGTTCGACCCGCCCGTCCGTCCCGTGAACCCCGACGGGACGCAGCTCAGATGTGCTCGAGGAGTTTGACCCAGTGCTGCGCAGCGTGAAGTACGGCCTCTACGGGGCGGTCCTGGCCGGTCTCGTCGCCGCCCCGGTCGCGTGGGCCACCGTCGACAAGACCGTGCGCCTGACCGTCGACGGCAAGGCCACCACCGTCGACACCACCGCCGCCGACGTGCGGGGTCTGCTCGCTGACGAGGGCTTCGAGGTCAAGTCGCACGACCTGGTTGCCCCCACCACCACCAGCAAGGTCGAGGACGGCATGACCGTCGTCCTGCGCCGCGGGCGGCTGCTGCACCTGAACGTCGACGGCGTGCCCAAGAACGTCTGGACCACCGCGCCGACGGTGAGCGTGGCACTGGCGCAGCTGGGCTACTCCTCGAGCGACTTCGTCTCGGTGTCGCGCGCCAAGCGGTTGCCGCTCGACCCCAGCGCGATCGCGATCCGCACGCCGCGCCTGGTGACCGTCGTCCACGACGGGGAGCGGGAGGCGGTCAGCACCACCGAGGCGACCGTCCGGGCGCTGCTGACGAAGATCCGTGTGCTCCCCGACAAGGACGACCGGTTGTCCGTCCCGCTCTCCGCCGCGACGGCGGACGGACAGACGATCACGCTGCAGCGGGTCGGCACCCGCACGCTCACGCGCACCGTCGACGTCAAGTACGAGACCTCGCGGCACGACGACAAGAAGCTGACCAAGGGCCGCACCAAGATCCTCACCAGTGGGCGCAACGGCCGCTCGCAGATCACGTACTCGGTGGTCCTGGTCGACGGCAAGGAGACCGGCCGCAAGGTCGTCAGGACGATCGTGGTCAGCGAGCCCCGGACCCGCGTCGTCGCCGTCGGCACGAAGAAGGTCGTGGTGGCCCCGGCCACCGGCACGCCCGACCCCGGTTCGGCCAAGGCCTACGCCCGCTCGCTGATGAGCAGCAAGTACGGCTGGGGCAACGACGAGTACGACTGCCTCGTGACCATGTGGAACCACGAGAGCGGCTGGCGGGTCAACGCGGCCAACCCCAGCGGCGCCTACGGCATCCCGCAGTCGCTGCCCGGCTCCAAGATGTCCTCGGCAGGCCCGAACTGGCAGACCGACTACCGCACCCAGGTCAAGTGGGGCCTCGGCTACATCCAGGCCCGCTACGACACCCCGTGCGGCGCCTGGGGCTTCTGGCAGGCCCACAACTACTACTGAGGCGCACCCTCGCCCGCCGTCGCGGCGGTGACGAGGTCGGCGAACAGCCGCTCGACCGGGATGCCCGCGGCGGCGGCCATGACCGCCAGCACGCTCGTCCGCGCGAACGAGCAGTAGAGGCTCGCCTCGAGGAAGACCGGCGTGCCGGTGGGATCGACCCGGAAGTCGAACAGGCTGTAGTGCCGACAGCCGAGCGCGCGGTGCGCCGCCCGGGCTGCGGCGCCGACGGCGGCGTTCACCGGGTCGTCCGGCGGCACGATCCAGGCGTGCTCGGCGTCCTTCGCGACGAGGCCGAGCTCGCCCGCGCCGTCACGGGCCAGCTTGTCGTCCGCGCCGCGCACGGGCTTGCGCGTCGGGTGCACGGCGTACTCCTCCAGCGGCAGCACCACCAGCTCGCCGTCGCGCTCCACCACGCCGCAGCGGACCTCGCGGCCGAGCTCGACGTAGGACTCGACCAGCGCCTGCCGGGAGTGCGCCAGGGCGGCCGCCAGGGCCGTGCGCAGCTCGACCCGCTCGCGGACCAGGCTGACCCCGGCGGAGTTGTCCGCGTCCACCGGCTTGACGACGGCGGGCAGCGCCACGGCGGGATCCTCGCCGCGGTCCACCACGCGGCCCGCCGCGACGCGCACGCCGGCGCCGGCCACGACCTGCTTCGCCTGGGCCTTGTTCGCCGTCAGCGCCATGACGTCGCCGGTGTTGCCGACCAGCGGGATGCCCTGCGCCTCGATCAGTGCGCGGTACGTCGTCATTCCCGCCCGGCAGAAGAGCTGGGGGACGACCACCTCGACGCCCTCGTCGGCCAGCCGGGCAGTCGCGGCGGGCAGGGTGTACGGCGCAGCCGCGGCGATATCGCCGCGATCCAGGCTCGCCGGGAATCGCCACGACCCGTCCGGCGAGACCCACGCGATCAGCGGGTCGTAGCGCGCGGGGTCGGCGACCGCGGCCAGGCAGTCCGCCGCGTACAGCAGGGACAGGTCGGCGAAGAAGTCGTCGGTCGGCGAACCCGCGAG
This window encodes:
- a CDS encoding transglycosylase family protein — protein: MHRSVKYGLYGAVLAGVVGGTAAFATSGGTAVTLVVDGHTTKVDAQADDVRGVLKDAGYHVDGHDIVAPSLDTAVSDGSKIVLKQGRLLHLNVDGKPKDVWTTAPTVAQALTQLGYSPANFVSVSRAKRLPVDAATSIALRAPKDVVVAHDKKSQRAVSTARTVGELLKNLGVTLDSNDRVTPSLDTVVGDGLRVRVQRVDTKRVTRTEKIDFTVKQVDDKKMYKGNSKVVRNGKEGTARLVYSVVYVDGKKTRQKLVDRSVVADPRTQVERVGTKSRPKPKVSTSHSSGGSSSGGGGLNWDALADCESGGNWHINTGNGFYGGVQFDEGTWNSNGGGKYAARADLASREEQIEIATKVYNARGSSPWPVCGSRL
- a CDS encoding TatD family hydrolase → MPRETDPPPSPEPLASAVLDAHTHLDAMAQRAGVAADDDFVTAELAASRAVGVTAAVTVGDTVASSRWCAGVAARHPGLYAAVAVHPTEVGDLDDDGYAELERLAGLPGVVAVGETGLDYYWDRTAPALQHEHFRRHIELAKRTRLPLMIHDRDAHADVLRILREEGAPEHVVFHAFSGDAAMARECVAAGYVLSFPGVVTFRNAPALREAAAVTPAEHVLVETDAPFLTPHPFRGRPNAPRLLPLTLRELARAGGHDVGDLAAATRRTAHRVFGIRVPDTPDT
- a CDS encoding aggregation-promoting factor C-terminal-like domain-containing protein; the encoded protein is MLRSVKYGLYGAVLAGLVAAPVAWATVDKTVRLTVDGKATTVDTTAADVRGLLADEGFEVKSHDLVAPTTTSKVEDGMTVVLRRGRLLHLNVDGVPKNVWTTAPTVSVALAQLGYSSSDFVSVSRAKRLPLDPSAIAIRTPRLVTVVHDGEREAVSTTEATVRALLTKIRVLPDKDDRLSVPLSAATADGQTITLQRVGTRTLTRTVDVKYETSRHDDKKLTKGRTKILTSGRNGRSQITYSVVLVDGKETGRKVVRTIVVSEPRTRVVAVGTKKVVVAPATGTPDPGSAKAYARSLMSSKYGWGNDEYDCLVTMWNHESGWRVNAANPSGAYGIPQSLPGSKMSSAGPNWQTDYRTQVKWGLGYIQARYDTPCGAWGFWQAHNYY
- a CDS encoding D-alanine--D-alanine ligase family protein translates to MPRPPRRVLHLAGSPTDDFFADLSLLYAADCLAAVADPARYDPLIAWVSPDGSWRFPASLDRGDIAAAAPYTLPAATARLADEGVEVVVPQLFCRAGMTTYRALIEAQGIPLVGNTGDVMALTANKAQAKQVVAGAGVRVAAGRVVDRGEDPAVALPAVVKPVDADNSAGVSLVRERVELRTALAAALAHSRQALVESYVELGREVRCGVVERDGELVVLPLEEYAVHPTRKPVRGADDKLARDGAGELGLVAKDAEHAWIVPPDDPVNAAVGAAARAAHRALGCRHYSLFDFRVDPTGTPVFLEASLYCSFARTSVLAVMAAAAGIPVERLFADLVTAATAGEGAPQ